A part of Periophthalmus magnuspinnatus isolate fPerMag1 chromosome 14, fPerMag1.2.pri, whole genome shotgun sequence genomic DNA contains:
- the endou2 gene encoding uridylate-specific endoribonuclease B, translating into MIESDRELSAMVQELWDNDTNRLRPGKDYRISLQGKVGDTMGSDDKNDAAGFPLFTYVDESIFKKETFLAFISLLDNYESDTGEPEIVTPEEEAENHKFLDSIMQTPTMKIAHKYLVEKNLSPKNQEEFKEQLYRIWFELYARRGSSRPDSSGFEHVFVGETRGGRTVIGFHNWIQLYLQEKLGHIDYKGYSVNANSPLPDENKHILALQFSWKNGIKPKGSIFIGVSPEFEFALYTLCFLSSPNERVKVQFSLYDVEIVCHHYNQKHIGTTYPVLLKYQSVE; encoded by the exons ATGATCGAGAGCGACAGAGAGCTTTCAGCCATGGTGCAGGAGCTGTGGGACAACGACACCAACCGACTGCGGCCCGGGAAGGACTACCGCATCTCACTGCAG GGAAAGGTGGGAGACACGATGGGCAGCGATGACAAAAACGACGCGGCTGGATTTCCTCTTTTCACATATGTGGACGAAAGTATTTTCAAAAAGGAGACATTTTTAG cttttatcTCTCTTCTGGACAACTACGAGAGCGACACAGGCGAACCGGAGATCGTGACCCCAGAAGAAGAGGCTGAGAACCACAAGTTCCTCGACTCAATCATGCAAACTCCCACAATGAAG ATTGCTCATAAGTACCTGGTGGAGAAGAACCTTTCCCCCAAGAACCAGGAGGAGTTTAAGGAGCAGCTGTACAGGATCTGGTTTGAGCTGTACGCACGCAGAGGCTCCAGCAG GCCAGACTCTTCAGGTTTTGAGCACGTTTTTGtgggagagacgagaggaggccGCACAGTCATCGGTTTCCACAACTGGATCCAGCTCTATCTGCAGGAGAAGCTGGGACACATCGATTATAAAGGCTACAGCGTCAACGCCAACTCGCCCCTG CCCGATGAGAATAAACACATCCTGGCCCTGCAGTTCAGCTGGAAGAACGGCATCAAACCCAAAGGCAGCATCTTCATCGGCGTCAGTCCCGAGTTTGAGTTCGCGCTCTACACCCTCTGTTTCCTCTCATCTCCCAACGAACGCGTCAAAGTCCAGTTCAGCCTGTACGACGTGGAGATCGTTTGCCACCACTACAACCAAAAACACATCGGCACCACTTACCCAGTCCTGCTCAAGTACCAGAGCGTGGAGTAG